The Geobacillus stearothermophilus ATCC 12980 genome contains a region encoding:
- a CDS encoding thioredoxin family protein, with protein MNTIGRNDIKRMVEGEPLLALSLYTPLCGTCQLARRMLVVLEQLFPDIPFCETDINYIPEQAAAWKIESVPCLLLFAGGEIIGKWYAFHSVPYLYEAIRARLPR; from the coding sequence GTGAACACAATCGGTCGAAACGATATTAAGCGAATGGTGGAAGGGGAGCCGCTTCTCGCTCTTTCGTTGTATACCCCACTGTGCGGCACGTGCCAGTTGGCGAGGCGCATGCTTGTTGTCCTAGAACAATTGTTTCCGGACATACCGTTTTGCGAAACGGACATCAACTACATCCCCGAGCAGGCGGCGGCGTGGAAAATTGAAAGCGTTCCGTGCTTGCTTCTTTTCGCCGGCGGAGAGATCATCGGCAAATGGTATGCGTTCCATTCGGTCCCTTATTTGTACGAAGCAATCCGCGCCCGTTTGCCGCGTTGA
- a CDS encoding DUF2553 family protein, translated as MVLQTKQLDVTDRVTGKWNGRTIELYEGGELIGRLPLPAAVAWKNG; from the coding sequence ATGGTGTTGCAAACGAAGCAACTGGATGTCACGGACCGGGTCACCGGCAAATGGAACGGCCGCACGATCGAACTGTACGAGGGAGGCGAGCTCATCGGCCGCCTTCCGCTTCCTGCGGCTGTAGCGTGGAAAAACGGATAA
- a CDS encoding arsenate reductase family protein, whose amino-acid sequence MALTLYWYPKCGTCRRAKRWLDEHGIEVQTVHLVDEPLTKEQLADLHRKSGLPLKKFFNTSGMKYRELGLKDKLDGASEDEMLTWLASDGMLVKRPILTDGERVVVGFREQDYESCFAGRVSTET is encoded by the coding sequence ATGGCGCTGACGCTCTACTGGTATCCAAAATGCGGAACGTGCCGGAGGGCGAAGCGTTGGCTCGATGAACACGGCATTGAGGTGCAAACGGTGCATTTGGTCGACGAGCCGCTGACGAAAGAACAGCTCGCCGACTTGCATCGAAAAAGCGGGCTGCCGCTCAAAAAATTTTTCAATACAAGCGGCATGAAATACCGCGAACTCGGATTGAAAGACAAGCTCGATGGCGCCTCGGAAGACGAGATGCTCACGTGGCTCGCCTCGGACGGCATGCTCGTCAAGCGGCCGATTTTAACGGACGGCGAGCGGGTCGTGGTCGGATTCCGCGAACAAGACTACGAATCGTGTTTTGCCGGGCGCGTTTCGACGGAAACATAA
- a CDS encoding methionine ABC transporter ATP-binding protein, whose amino-acid sequence MITLEHVTKIYQAANGSVTAVDNVSLEIREGEIFGIIGYSGAGKSTLIRLLNGLEKPTGGRVVVAGRDMGRIKGRELRKARQEIGMIFQHFNLLWSRTVRENIAFPLEIAGVPKAERQKRVDELIELVGLTGREEAYPSQLSGGQKQRVGIARALANNPKVLLCDEATSALDPQTTDAILDLLVDINKRLGLTIVLITHEMHVIRKICDRVAVMENGKIVEQGDVLHVFRNPQQPITKRFVKQLVEPEETEEAISHLFGQYPSGLIAQLTFVGAAAGQPLISQVVRQFAVDMNILQGKISQTHQGAYGVLFVHINGAADEIDRALGYIQSQQVAVEVIHDAR is encoded by the coding sequence ATGATTACACTCGAACATGTGACAAAGATCTATCAAGCGGCTAACGGCTCAGTCACGGCCGTCGACAATGTGTCGCTTGAGATTCGCGAAGGGGAAATTTTCGGCATTATCGGCTACAGCGGCGCGGGGAAAAGTACGCTCATCCGCTTGCTCAATGGGCTCGAGAAGCCGACGGGCGGCCGGGTGGTCGTCGCCGGCCGCGACATGGGGCGCATCAAAGGGCGGGAGCTGCGCAAGGCGCGTCAAGAGATCGGGATGATTTTCCAACATTTCAACTTGCTTTGGTCGCGCACAGTGCGGGAAAACATTGCGTTTCCGCTCGAGATTGCGGGTGTTCCGAAAGCGGAGCGGCAAAAACGGGTCGATGAATTGATCGAGCTCGTCGGGCTCACGGGGCGGGAAGAGGCGTATCCGTCGCAGTTGAGCGGCGGGCAAAAGCAGCGTGTCGGCATTGCCCGGGCGCTCGCCAACAACCCGAAAGTGCTGCTTTGCGACGAGGCGACATCGGCGTTGGACCCGCAGACGACCGATGCGATTTTGGACTTGCTCGTTGACATCAACAAGCGGCTCGGGCTGACGATCGTGCTGATCACCCATGAAATGCACGTCATCCGCAAAATTTGCGACCGCGTCGCCGTGATGGAAAACGGCAAAATCGTTGAGCAAGGCGACGTGTTGCACGTGTTCCGCAACCCGCAGCAGCCGATCACGAAGCGGTTCGTCAAGCAGCTCGTCGAGCCGGAAGAGACGGAAGAGGCGATTTCCCATTTGTTTGGCCAATACCCGAGCGGGCTGATCGCGCAGCTGACGTTTGTCGGCGCGGCGGCCGGCCAGCCGCTCATCAGCCAGGTCGTGCGGCAATTTGCCGTCGATATGAATATTTTGCAAGGGAAAATTTCGCAAACCCATCAAGGCGCTTATGGGGTGCTGTTTGTGCACATCAATGGGGCGGCGGATGAAATTGACCGGGCGCTTGGCTACATTCAAAGCCAGCAGGTGGCGGTGGAGGTGATTCACGATGCTCGCTAA
- a CDS encoding toprim domain-containing protein: MRQVEKVIIVEGRSDKEKVAAVLNEPVVIICTNGTISDARLEELADELEGRDVYVLADADEAGEKLRRQFRRVFPEAGHIYIDRAYREVAAAPIWHLAHVLLRAHFDVRIESFMRGRGE, encoded by the coding sequence ATGCGACAGGTGGAAAAAGTGATTATTGTGGAAGGGCGGTCAGATAAGGAAAAAGTGGCGGCCGTGCTGAACGAGCCGGTTGTCATCATTTGCACGAACGGCACGATCAGCGATGCGCGCCTTGAGGAGCTGGCCGATGAACTCGAAGGGCGGGATGTGTACGTGCTCGCCGATGCCGACGAGGCGGGGGAAAAATTGCGCCGGCAGTTCCGCCGGGTGTTTCCGGAAGCAGGGCATATTTACATTGACCGGGCGTATCGCGAAGTGGCCGCCGCCCCGATCTGGCATTTGGCGCATGTGCTGCTGCGCGCCCATTTTGACGTCCGTATCGAATCGTTCATGAGAGGAAGAGGCGAGTGA
- the gcvH gene encoding glycine cleavage system protein GcvH, with the protein MNTPKELRYSKEHEWVRVEGDKVRIGITDFAQSELGDIVFVELPEVGAELTANEPFGSVESVKTVSELYAPISGTVVEVNEALNDNPEYVNESPYEKAWMIVIEPKDLSEVDNLLTAEQYEAMINEG; encoded by the coding sequence ATGAACACGCCGAAAGAACTCCGTTATTCGAAAGAGCATGAGTGGGTGCGCGTCGAAGGGGATAAAGTGCGCATCGGCATCACCGATTTCGCCCAATCGGAGCTGGGCGACATCGTGTTTGTCGAGCTGCCGGAAGTCGGCGCGGAACTGACAGCGAACGAGCCGTTCGGCAGCGTTGAGTCGGTGAAAACCGTCTCGGAATTGTATGCGCCGATCAGCGGCACGGTCGTCGAAGTGAACGAAGCGTTGAACGACAATCCGGAATATGTGAACGAATCACCGTATGAAAAAGCATGGATGATCGTTATTGAGCCGAAAGACTTAAGTGAAGTGGACAACTTGTTGACGGCCGAACAATACGAAGCGATGATCAACGAAGGATAA